The Methanosarcinales archaeon genome segment CATAATAACCGAAACTGGCAAACAGCCACATTACCATACCGGCACCCAACATCATTGTTAGATTTTTATTTGTTTTAGAAGGGATCACTTCCAGTAAAGCTCCCGTCAGGGCTCCTATCAATACCAGAAAAAATAACTGATTAGGAGCAACATCGAAATTCATCCATCCAATGGTCCAATAAGCAATTAAAAAAGCACTTAAAGCTCCAATTATTGTTAAAGCTATACTTGAAGTGGCATTAACTAATTTTTCATCCAGTTCATCTTCAATGTTCACTTCTGTTCGGATGTAACTTGCAGCGACATTGCCTATACAAGTAATAGCAATGGAAGCACTAAGAACATATATTGGGAATTCAAAATCATTACCCAGAATAAGAATTATTACCCCCATTAATAATGACGCACCTGAAAAACTCATTAATGAAATATAATAATCAACTATATGATGCCGACTAAAAAAAAAGATAACAATCAATATAAGAAACAGGATAGTAAAATATTGTAATGAAATAAACGGTATCAATAATGTTAATAAGATGAAAAATATAATATATCCAAGTGGCAAATTGTTTTTCCCTAGCATAAATATTCAAAGGTTGAGATGACCTTTTAAGGCAAATAATTTATGGAACCTATATAACTGATATACAATGGAAATCTTCTGGAAGTTCTACGAAAAAAGACTTGGAAGGATTATTCGAAAATATATGGATTCAATTCCAGGGCATATAGTATTGATTATTACAGAGAGTGATCTAATTGAAATCGATTCTCTGGATCGGATAATGGACTTTGTTGGATGGTGTGAGGAAAATAATATCCATATCCTGACAATCTATGTTAGCATGATAGACCTGGATGCAGCAATATCGAGCAAGGTATACGATGAACTTTTAGAACAACTCACTCTTAAGTTAAGAAATATTTATGCAACAATTGATCTATTCTCTGTTAATGGGGAAATAATAAATATCAAAACTTCTGAAAAATCCAAACTGCTTATCAATGTGTCTATGGGATATGGTGGAAAAAAAGAACTGACAAAAGCCTTTAAAGATATCATGCAAAAAGTGGATTCAAGAGAACTTAACCCAGAGGATATAAATGAATCTGTTATTGAAAATCATCTTCTTTTCAATGACGAACCCGATCTGGTGATACGCTCAGGTGGCAAACTTCTTACAGATTTCCTGATCTGGCAATCAGTTTATTCAGAAATATATTTCACTGACGTAAGCTGGATCCAGCTTCGAAAACTTGATTTTTTAAGGGCAATCAGGGATTTCCAGAAGCGTCAGAGAAGGTTCGGAAAATAATCTATTAGCTGAAATAGGCATCCTCACCATAACTCAATGTAGTTTGCTTATCTTTCATCAAGTTCATACCATCGACTTCAAATTCAATTTTTTCAATTTCCAGTACCAATTGATTATAATTGAATTTAAATCCTGCAATACTGTACTGATATAGGTGCCGATCCAAAATTTTTGAAATAATGCTAATACGCTCACCCGGTTCTCCATTTCCTGTCACATATATGGTATCTACGCCATTGCTGAATTTTTTTGTAGGTCCTTGATTTGGGCCGATATAATGGAAGGTCATCTCATTTAAATGGTAGCGTTTTTTGGTTGTAATATCATCAAAGATGAATTCCAGGGGAGCTCCGTAGTTCAGGATCTTTGAAGGGAAATAGCGATACCATAACCTGGATTTGTCACTGAAATTCACCATTACAATTTTCCAGGGCAGGGTTGAACCGAAACCAAACGCTCTCTCTAACCAAAAACTTCCCTCAAAATCTCTATCAAACAACTCACCCTTACATGTCCCGAACAGGTCGCTCATCTTACTGGCTAAAAAATACTGGAATCCCCTGCTGTTTCGGGCATATGCATCAAAATCCTCGGAAAAAGCTATCCATGAAGGATATCTTACAAGCGGATTCTGCATATATTCCCCATTGAATTTAGTAGAGATAGATTTAAATCGTGTGATCTCAGAGTGTTCATTTTTTAATAGAATGTCATAATGGGGGAACGAATTTGATATTAAAATTTCATATCCTGATTCAGTCACACAGGAGAATTCATTGCTTGTTACTTTACAAGTACAATTGTCATGAACAATATCTGATAATTTACCGCCATTATACTGCCAGACCCCACAGTAACAATCAAACCTTTCGTCATCGATCTGTTTATTGATAAAAACTTTGTTATTCAATTTATAGTCAAAAGGTCCGCAGCTGATAAGTACCTGGAGCATGCGGGGGTTGTTGTTATCATAATCTGACATAAGCCAGAACCAGTATGCTCCATTTAATATTTTCATTTTGTTAACCGAATAGAGTGCCTCATCCATATTATTCCATTCTTCGGCAACCATCCAATCTTTTATCACTGCGGGAAGCATGCCCTTACTATTAAATTTATTATTTATAACTTCTTTTATAATAGACAGCTTTTTAAGAGGTTACATACAATAATTTTAACTCCATACGAAAAAGGAAGATAATTATGTCAAAAACAACATTTAGAACGATTCCAGGCGAACAAATCATATTTACCGTCTCGCGTATTGAAGATTTGATTTATGGTGTAACATTCGACCCTTTATCGAATTCTGGTAAGATCGTTACTAATATTTCCCTTATAGATACAGATCAAATGGATGATATAATTCCCATATTCCGCGATGTGATGTACAGTGGTTTAACAGTTAGTCCATTAATAAAAATCCTCAAACCTGGTGAGACATTTGATTCCTACAAAATACCAAAAGATAAACATGGGATTGCTACGGTCTGCAGTATCACAGTTGACGGTGTGTTATTGAAACACGGTGTACCTGTAAAACCCAGGTTCGGAGGATTAGTAGAAATTAAAAATGGTGAACCGATCCGTTTTACCGATCTGGTTATGTACCACAGCACCACCATCGATCCATTAGAAATTCTTATGTCTCAATCCCTAACCTCGGTAAGTGAAATGATTACAAGCGGTTCAGGCAAGATACTTGCCAATCTCAGGGAAATTACCATTACTGCAAGGGATGTGGTAGAAGAAGTGTTGGATGATATGGTAGCTGTTGGTTTTAGTGGTATTATGGAAGTAGGGGAGCCTAATACCGATATTTTAGGTGTGGCTGTTGATAGAGATCATTTTGGTGTAGCTGTAATTGGTGGTACTAATCCTATGGCAGTGGCCCAGGAACAAGGATATAATATAGAAACCCATGCCATGTCAACCCTTATGGACATAAAGGAAATGACACCTATAAACTAGATCGTCTAATTAATTAAGATTTTAAGCCCCTCATTTTTTTAGCTGTGTGCCGATTATTGTATCAAGTGCTTGAATGAATTCTGATTTTGCTTCTTTTGGGATTGTAGCACCAGCAGCAATATCATGTCCGCCGCCCGCACCTCCAACACGTGTTGAAGCAGTATTTATTGCAATAGCAAGGTTAAGTCCCCTCCGAACCAGGTCGTAATTCCCCCTGCTTGACACTTTCACACCATCTTCGGCAGCGGCAAAAGCTATAATGGGAAGATTACGATCTCCTACAATACTTGTACTCATACCTGCAACTATACCAACTATTGTATCCTTGATATTGGATCCGGCATCAAAATATTGAAGGTTGTTGAGATTGACCAGTCCCTGTTCTTTCACAAGATTGATACCCTCTACAAGATTACGTCTGTGCTCTGCTAAAAGTTGAGTTGCTTTTTCATATTCTGAGCCCCTGTCCCCCATACATACAGCAAGTCCTGTATCAGCCCTGTCATATCTGGCCGTAGCATTCAGTAGTGTCGAATATTCAGATGCATCCCTGGTCTCAGTACCTTCCCGTTCT includes the following:
- a CDS encoding undecaprenyl diphosphate synthase family protein — encoded protein: MDSIPGHIVLIITESDLIEIDSLDRIMDFVGWCEENNIHILTIYVSMIDLDAAISSKVYDELLEQLTLKLRNIYATIDLFSVNGEIINIKTSEKSKLLINVSMGYGGKKELTKAFKDIMQKVDSRELNPEDINESVIENHLLFNDEPDLVIRSGGKLLTDFLIWQSVYSEIYFTDVSWIQLRKLDFLRAIRDFQKRQRRFGK
- a CDS encoding DUF128 domain-containing protein; the encoded protein is MSKTTFRTIPGEQIIFTVSRIEDLIYGVTFDPLSNSGKIVTNISLIDTDQMDDIIPIFRDVMYSGLTVSPLIKILKPGETFDSYKIPKDKHGIATVCSITVDGVLLKHGVPVKPRFGGLVEIKNGEPIRFTDLVMYHSTTIDPLEILMSQSLTSVSEMITSGSGKILANLREITITARDVVEEVLDDMVAVGFSGIMEVGEPNTDILGVAVDRDHFGVAVIGGTNPMAVAQEQGYNIETHAMSTLMDIKEMTPIN